In Rothia mucilaginosa, one genomic interval encodes:
- the nrdH gene encoding glutaredoxin-like protein NrdH, with amino-acid sequence MVVTVYTKPQCVQCNMTYRALDAKGISYTKVDITEDAQALEMVKSLGYMQAPVVIAGDEHWSGFQPDKINALAA; translated from the coding sequence ATGGTAGTGACCGTGTACACCAAGCCCCAGTGCGTCCAGTGCAACATGACCTACCGCGCCCTCGACGCGAAGGGTATCAGCTACACCAAGGTTGATATCACCGAAGACGCTCAGGCCCTCGAAATGGTCAAGTCCCTCGGCTACATGCAGGCACCCGTCGTCATTGCAGGCGACGAGCACTGGTCCGGCTTCCAGCCCGACAAGATCAACGCTCTGGCAGCGTAA